A genomic window from Anaerolineae bacterium includes:
- a CDS encoding glycosyltransferase family 4 protein → MKVCMTHYAFYPTTGGVETHLMDLCAELVRQGHEVHALVGSMEGEPAESEVEGIQVHRRDWMNPEIMRDRKRAKGVQADHTLPEMQAEVKKEYADFIGQHNIELVHAHNFHHFLPEYGLALTEIRRERRIPTFLTIHEMWGEFLVQHLLENTEWDGIIAVGQHVYGDVVAQIPDLQNLHIVLHGVNTDMFRPDVDGSALKEQLGLAGKRVILHPARLLPWKGVHTTVEAFRMIAHRYPDVSVVITDTREILDWIHELQGYRDHIFSMVEDSGLSDRVVMRSFDFAKELPQAYAMSDIVVYPTSGEEPFGLVPLEAMSSGKPVIVSRSGGLVESVLDGVTGFVIPKEDDDMMADRLSALLAHPHLAERMGNTGRKHVLERFTLTRMIDEVEEIYRQGLERMRAQEAEAKAAS, encoded by the coding sequence ATGAAAGTATGCATGACCCACTACGCGTTTTACCCCACCACTGGCGGCGTAGAGACTCACCTGATGGACCTCTGCGCCGAGCTGGTGCGCCAGGGACACGAAGTGCACGCCCTGGTGGGCTCCATGGAAGGCGAGCCCGCTGAGAGCGAGGTGGAGGGCATTCAGGTGCACCGCCGTGACTGGATGAACCCCGAGATCATGCGCGACCGCAAGCGCGCCAAGGGGGTCCAGGCTGACCATACCCTGCCCGAGATGCAGGCCGAGGTCAAGAAGGAGTACGCGGACTTCATCGGTCAGCACAATATCGAGTTGGTGCACGCCCACAACTTCCATCACTTCCTGCCCGAGTACGGTCTGGCGCTGACCGAGATCCGGCGAGAGAGGCGCATTCCCACCTTCCTCACCATCCATGAGATGTGGGGCGAGTTCCTGGTCCAGCACCTGCTGGAGAACACCGAGTGGGACGGCATCATTGCCGTGGGTCAGCACGTGTACGGGGACGTAGTCGCTCAGATCCCCGACCTCCAGAACCTGCACATCGTCCTCCACGGCGTGAACACCGACATGTTCCGCCCCGACGTGGATGGCAGCGCCCTGAAGGAGCAGCTGGGGCTGGCCGGCAAACGAGTGATCCTACATCCGGCCAGGTTACTCCCATGGAAGGGCGTTCACACCACGGTGGAGGCCTTCCGCATGATAGCCCACCGCTATCCCGATGTGTCAGTGGTCATAACCGATACCCGCGAGATCCTGGACTGGATTCACGAGCTCCAGGGATATCGGGACCACATCTTCTCCATGGTAGAGGACAGCGGATTGAGCGACCGCGTGGTCATGCGCTCGTTCGACTTCGCCAAGGAGCTGCCTCAAGCCTACGCCATGTCCGACATCGTAGTCTATCCTACCAGCGGCGAGGAGCCCTTCGGCCTGGTGCCTCTGGAGGCCATGTCCAGCGGCAAGCCAGTCATCGTCAGCCGCAGCGGCGGCCTGGTGGAGTCGGTGCTGGACGGCGTCACCGGGTTCGTCATCCCCAAGGAAGATGACGACATGATGGCGGACCGGCTGTCGGCGCTGCTGGCGCATCCCCACCTGGCGGAACGCATGGGCAACACGGGGCGGAAGCACGTCCTTGAGCGCTTCACCCTGACACGGATGATTGACGAGGTCGAGGAGATCTACCGTCAGGGCCTAGAGCGCATGCGAGCGCAGGAAGCAGAGGCGAAGGCAGCCAGCTAG